ggctgggatttgggggctgggatggggatttgggggttgggatggggatttgggatggggatttgggggctgggatggggattttccctttccagagaatgtcccagatcccaaattcccagattcTCTCTCTCCACAgtgccagcacatcccaaaattccaaattctcCCTTTGCTGAGAGGCTgcacaccccaaattcccagattcTCTCTCTCCAGAGAATGtcccacaccccaaattcctgcaggaatctctccctgctgtgttttcccaaattcctgcaggattctctccctgctgtgttttcatctctccctgttgtgttttttccccccctgatTCCTCACCTGGTGATgatttccctgctccatccccactccAGGATCAGGGAATTCCCTTTGGGTTGTTCCAGTTCTGCTTCTCCAAATTCTGAGATCAGCcctggaggggaggagagaggaactcagacagcagggaaggaaaaggggaagggaaaaggaaaaaagaaaaggaaaagggaaagggagaaggaaaagggaaaagttcaggaaaggaaaaaaaaagaaaaaaggaaaaaaaggaaaaaaaggaaaaaaaggaaaaaaaaggaaaaaaaggaaaaaaaaggaaaaaaaggaaaaaaaaagaaaaaaaaaggaaaaaaaaagaaaaaaaaaggaaaaaaaaaaggaaaaaaaagaaaaaaaggggaaaaaaaaggaaaaaaaggaaaaaagaaataagggaaagaaagaagggagggaaagagaaagaaagaaaaagaaagaaagaagaaataaaaaagaaaggaaattaaaaaattaaaaaagaaaggaagaaaagaaaaaggaagaacagaaaaataaaaacaaaaataaaaataaacaatagaaataaaaatacacaatagaaaaaataaaggagaaatgaaaaaaatgaaggcaaaaaaaaggaaattaagaaatatgaagaaaataacaaagagagaaaacaaagaaaatactaagagaaaagcaagaaatcaaaagaaagaataaagaaaaacgAAAAAGTAAAgtttgaaaataaaggaaaataaaatttaaaaataaagagagaagaaaaatcaaatttttaaaaaattaaaaaaacaggtGGGGAATATTCCACAGggaattcccacaaaaatttgGAATATTCCAGAGGGAATTCacaaaaaaattgggaatattccatggaaaaaattgggaatattCCACAGGGAATTCCTACAAAATTTGGGACTAtcccagaaggaaaaacaatctGGATATCATGGAAAAATATCCAGGAAaaagtgcaagaaaaaaaaatttgatccTAAAATCCTTTTGATTTattccccagcagccccacaaAAATCTCTCACAAAATCCGAATTTTTAGGGTTTGTTGATGAAAGGTGtgaagattttggggtggaatttgggattttccacccaaaaacccaaattaaaaggAGAATTCAATCAGTTGAGAaaattccccctccccaaaatccgaattttctggggaaaaaaaaacccaaaactcaaaaatcccagaactttttccatctttgtgacacaaaaattaatttttcattgttgtGTGAATCACCCAGGAGATTTTGGAACATCAGTGTGGAAAATCCAGGATGGATTTGCTGCCTGAAATTCACATTTTaggtgaattttttttgggaaaaattagagtgacacacacagagaatcacacacacacaaaaaaaacagatttaccACAGGGTTTGGGTTTAACCTGTTCAAGCACCCCCAGGAGccagaattccatggaaaaaaattttttaaatcccaaaaaaatcaccaaaaaaccccccaaaaaatccccacaaatccctgaaaaaaatccccacaaatcccaaaaaatcccctaaaaatcccccagaaaataaaaaaaaattcccaaaaatctcccccaaaatcccctcccaaattccccaaaaaatcctaaaaactcccccaaaaatcccctgaaaaaatccgaaaaaaatccccaaaaaatcccccaaaaatcccaaataatccctgacaaaaaaaacacaaagccctccaaaaatgaaaaaataataaaaaaatcccccccaaaaatttttaaaaaatcaccccaaaaaacctccaaaacccccccaaaaataaaaaaaaaatccccccagaaaataaaaaaatcccccaaaaataatgaaaaatcccccccaaaaaaaaatttccccaaaaaatcctttaaaaacccccaaaaaatccaaaaaattccccaaaaaaatccaaaaaattcccaaaaaaagccaaaaaaatccccccaaaaaatccccaaaagttcccaaaaactccaaaacaatctccaaaaatcccaaaaaaaatccccccaaaatccccccaaaaataaaaaaaatttccccaaaaatccccaaaaaatccccccaaaaatccaaaacaatccccaaaaaatcccacaaaaatccccaaaatccccccaaaatgccccaaaaaatccccccaaaaatcaaaaagaatcccaaaaaatccccccaaaatcccaaaaaaatccccaaaattcccaaaaaacccaaaattcccttgTATATCCCCAATAAAAGAGTTTAAGGCTCAGGCTGATCCCTCCTCatgttcaaataaaaataaattcattttttaccCAGTttcaaaaaggaatttttgcaTCTCAGGGAGGTTTTTGCAAATCCTCAGTGCACAATTTTCCTTACACATAAACTcgactttatttctttttttttttttctttttttttcattaaaaagttaaaaatacagaaaagttcagaaactgcttttctcctttgcagGTTGAAGGAGAAAACAATCCTTCACTGAAATGTTGCTCttaattctttattattattattattatttcttattatcattagataaatttttaattgtggggttttttactcTCAATCatcatcacttttttttttattattattattattattttactccaccactaatttaaattttttttttttggttggttttttttttaattccaaattttccaaGAGTCCCAGAGTGTtgattcctgcttttttttggAGCTataatttggtttatttttaatttttatttttatttatttattgaacaCAGCAGTGCCCGTTGGCGTCCTTGCAGCGCAATCTCATCTTGGGTCTGTATTTCTCCAGGTACAGCAGCTGCTTGGAATTGAAAGCTCCCCTTCTTttcctaaaaaacaaaaaagattatcaatggaaaattaatttaaatatcaatttaaaaaattagcaGTGGAAAATAGCGGTTTTTGGATCATTTCTGGGATGTTAATTGGggttttaatgagaattttaggggggaaaagctgattttttttcaaaaaaatttattaataaataaaataaataaatgaataaatttttaaataattgttttaagcttttttctacattatttcaataataaataaatgttttgtgtttttttccccatggtaTTTCAATGATAAATTGAAAGCTCCCCTccttttgctaaaaaaaaaaaacaaaacaaggaagaagttatcaatgaaaaaatcaaaatcaatttaaatataaatttcaaAGTGTCAGTGGAAttggaaaaatgaatttaaatatcaattttaaaaattatcagtgGAAAATTTTGGCTCAATTCTGGCATGTTAATTGGGGTTTTAATGAGAATTTCAAGGGTGAAAGCTGAATTTTCACAGTatttcaataataaataaatggtttttttcctacattatttgaataataaataaatgttttaagtttTTTCTACATTATCTGAGTAATAAATgattgttttgtgttttttccccacagtaTTTCAATGATAAATTGAAAGCTCCCCtccttttccttaaaaagaaacCAAGGAAGAAGCTAtcaatgaaaaaattaatttaaatatcaattttaaaatattaatggaatgggaaaaatcaatttaaatatcaatttttaaaaatatcactggaaaaaaacagtttttggCTCAATTCTGGCACGTTAATTGGggttttaatgagaattttagggggaaaaagctgatttttttcacagtatttcaataataaataaatgttttttttctacattatttgaataataaataaatgttttaagtttTTCCTACATTATCTGAGTAATAAATgattgttttgtgttttttccccatggtatttaaataataaattgcaaactcccctccttttccttaaaaaaaaaaacaaaaaaaaacaaaacaaggaagaagTTATCAatgaaaaaatcaatttaaatataaatttaaaagtatcagtggaatgggaaaaatcaatttaaatatcaattttaaaaattatcagtgGAAAAATTTTGGCTCACTTCTGGCACGTTAATTGGggttttaatgagaattttagggggaaaaagctgattttttttcaataataaataaatgttttaagtttttttctatattatttcaataataaataatttttttttttcttttttccccactgtcttgggttgcaatcaggatgtgaccaaaagtttgTGTTCCATCAGCAGCTGTTAACCCAGCTGGGACAATGGTCTTTATTCCCAAAggggatctctcctgttcatgggtcagattttataaaccagctggggcagtgatcctgatctctgtgggatatctcctgttaatgggcagctgttaaaccagctggggcagtgttctttatctttgcacagcccatcctccctccaggagatctctcctgtccatGGGCCAGGTGTctaaaaccaggtgggacaaCGCTCTTGTCTCTGTGGGGacatctcctgttaatgggttATGGGttaaaaccagctggggcagtgttctttatctcatgggatatctcctgttcatggccatggtttataaaccagctggggcagtgttctttatctcatgggatatctcctgttcatggccatggtttataaaccagctggggcagtgttctttatcttttcacaacccatccttcctccagccagtcattttctgctcatggccactgagtcccactgtggcactgataaaattactgcatcccattgggagttgctccagccagggggaggagccaaacatttcctacccagataaaaactgagatttggaacatcagagcagcctttcccactggatcccagaggaaaaccagacccttgcacatcatccctggagcttgggaggaaactgcaccagGACACaccataaataataaataaatattttcactcaCTGCCTTATGAACTGCACGGCGTCCTCGTACTTCATCCCACATTCAATGAGAGCCAGAGCCACCAGAAcaggagccctgcagaaaaataaaatataaatgaaaatgaaaaataaaataaataaaaaattaaaatactagaaataaaaatacaaggGTGATCCATACAAATAATGAATAAAGAATAAAGCCAGACtaaagaacaaaccccagacTAAAGAATAAACCTGGACTAAAGAACAAATTCTGGACTTAAGCACAAAGCTGGACTAAAGCACAGAGTCTGGACTGAAGAATAAACCCggactaaagaaaaaaacccagaataaaGAATAAACCCAGAGTAAAGAATAAAGCCTGGATTAAAGAATAAACCCTGGACTAAATACTAAACCTGGATTAAAGAACAAACTCCGGACTGAAGAATAAACCCGGACTAAAGAATAAAGCCTGGACTACAGAATAAACCCGGACTAAAGAATAAACCTGGACTAAAGCACAAAACCTGGACTAAAGAACAAATCCTGGACTGAAGCACAAAGCCCGGACTGAAGCACAAAGCCCGGACTGAAGCACAAAGCCCGGACTGAAGCACAGAGCCCGGACTGAAGCACAAAGCCCGGACTGAAGCACAAAGCCCGGACTGAAGAATAAAACCTGGACTAAAAATAAACCCTGGACTAAAGAACAAACCCTGGCTAAAGAATAAAGCCTGGACTACAGAATAAACCCAGACTAAAGAACAAACCCTGGACCAAAGAACAAATCCCCGACTAAAGCACAAAGCCCGGACTGAAGAATAAACCCTGGACTAAAGAACAAAGCCAGGACCAAAGAACAAAGCCAggactaaagaaaaaaacccagaataaagaataaaatcagaCTAAAGAATAAAGCCGGACTAAAGCACAAAGCCCGGACTAAAGAATAAACCCAGACTAAAGAATAAACCCAGACTAAAGCACAAATCCTAGACTAAATCACAAAGCCCGGACTAAAGCACAAAGCCCGGACTAAAGCACAAAGCCCGGACTAAAGCACAAAGCCCGGACTAAAGCACAAAGCCCGGACTAAAGCACAAATCCTAGACTAAATCACAAAGCCCGGCCTAGAGGAGGGTTCTGAGTTAGGCCTGACCTGCCCAGCCCCGCCACGCAGTGCACGGCCACGCAGCTGCCGGGCTCCTCGCGGAACTTGGCCCTGAGCAGGCTCAGCCAATCCTCCACCACCTGGCTGGGGGGCGGCGCGCCGTCGTCGAACGGCCAGTCCTGGGGGGAATTAATGAATGAGTTAATTAATTACAGTCATGGGATcagcagggagagaaaatggaGTTAGTGAAacaaaatggaataaaaatatattgaaatgtaattaaaaaaatcataaaaatgtaatttaaaatcattaaaatgtaatacacaaacataaaaatgtaataaaaaaacataaaaatgtaattaaaaaatataaaaatgtaataaaaatataaaaatgtaataaaacacaaaaaactgtaataaaaacacaaaaaaatgtaataaaaacacaaaacacaaaaatctgtaatagaaacacaaaaaactgtaataaaacacaaaaatctgtaataaaaccagaaaaaattgtaataaaaacagaaaaaactgtaataaaagcacaaacaactgtaataaaaacacaataaaagtaataaaaacagaaaaaaactgtaattaaaacggaaaatataataaaaacacaaaaaatataataaaaacacaaaaaactgtaatgaaaacacaaaaatctgtaatgaaaacacaaaaatctgtaacacaaaaaatataataaaaacacaaacaaaccctaaaaaaataaattaaaaaaaagaaaaacaccaaagcaCACCAGGCTTCAAGCACCAGGCATGAccaaaaatatccctaaaaagccaaacaaaataccccaaaaaaatccccaaactcaCTGAATTTCTCACCAAAAATGATGAATTTGAACATGAACAAATCCCCAGGATTTGCAGGGATAAAAATGTCAATTTGGAGacaaaaattccaattttttggggattttttggactCACCAGGACCTGGATTCCTTCCTTCTCAATGGGGACATGACcataaaaatccctaaaaaaccaaacaaaataccccaaaaaaaatcccaaaaaaataaaaatctttaaaaaatccaaaaaaaaaaaaaaagaaaaacaccaaagcTCACCAGGCTTCAAGCACCAGGCATGACCAAAATAAtccttaaaaaaccaaacaaaataccccaaaaaaaccccgaaaccccaaaaaaaaaatccttaaaaaatccaaaaaaaaagaaaaataccaaggCACACCAGGCTTCAAGTACAGGGCTgagcaccaaaaaaaatcactaaaaaacacaacaaaatacctgaaaaaaaccccaaaaaaaccccaaaaaaccaaaaaaaatccctaaaaaaatcccaaaaaatccctaaaaaaccaaataaaatgccccaaaaaaatccccaaaatcactgaatttctcactaaaaataatgaatttgaaCATGAACAAATCCCCAGGATTTGCAGGGATAAAAATGTCAATTTGGAGgtaaaaattccaatttttgggggattttttggactCACCAGGACCTGGATTCCTTCCTTCTCAATGGGGACATCACcataaaaatccttaaaaaaaccaaacaaaatactcccaaaaaaaccccaaagaaactaaaaaaataaaataaaacaccaaagCTCACCAGGCTTCAAGTACCAGGCATGACCAAAATAATCcttaaaaaacacaacaaaataccccaaaaaacccccaaaaaccccaaaaaaaaatccttaaaaaatccaaaaaaaaagaaaaatatcaaggCACACCAGGTTTcaagcacagggctgagcaccaAAATAATCCctaaaaaacacaacaaaatccctgaaaaaaaccccaaaaaaacccaaaaaacaaaaaaaatccctaaaaaaatcccaaaaaatccctaaaaaaccaaataaaataccccaaaaaaatccccaaaatcactgaATTTCTCACCAAAAATGATGAATTTGAACATGAAAAAATCCCCAGGATTTGCAGGGATAAAAATGCCAATTTGGAGgtaaaaattccaatttttggggattttttggactCACCAGGACCTGGATTCCCTCCTTCTCGATGGGGGCCTGGTCGTAGGTGGCGTCACAAACTCGCACCAGGGTG
The genomic region above belongs to Catharus ustulatus isolate bCatUst1 chromosome 26, bCatUst1.pri.v2, whole genome shotgun sequence and contains:
- the LOC117007452 gene encoding protein tyrosine phosphatase type IVA 2, producing MNRPAPVEITYENLRFLITHNPTNATLSKFIEELKKYGVTTLVRVCDATYDQAPIEKEGIQVLDWPFDDGAPPPSQVVEDWLSLLRAKFREEPGSCVAVHCVAGLGRAPVLVALALIECGMKYEDAVQFIRQKRRGAFNSKQLLYLEKYRPKMRLRCKDANGHCCVQ